In one window of Sciurus carolinensis chromosome X, mSciCar1.2, whole genome shotgun sequence DNA:
- the LOC124971486 gene encoding 10 kDa heat shock protein, mitochondrial-like: MGLGEWVGVSEDIPDSAYPKATAMNQHGMFVGVQARQAFRKFFPLFDRVLVERSAAKTVTKGGIMLPKKSQGKVLQATIVAVGSGFKGKGGEIQPVSMKVGDKVFLLKYGGTKVVLDDKDYFLFRDGDILGKYID, translated from the exons ATGGGGCTTGGCGAGTGGGTTGGGGTGAGTGAGGATATTCCAGATAGTGCATATCCAAAAGCCACAGCCATGAACCAGCATGGAATGTTTGTAGGAGTGCAG GCCAGACAAGCATTTAGAAAGTTTTTTCCACTCTTTGACCGAGTATTGGTCGAAAGAAGTGCAGCCAAAACTGTAACCAAAGGAGGCATTATGCTTCCCAAAAAATCTCAAGGAAAAGTACTGCAAGCAACAATAGTAGCTGTGGGATCAGGCTTTAAAGGGAAGGGTGGAGAGATTCAGCCAGTTAGCATGAAAGTTGGAGATAAAGTTTTTCTCCTAAAGTATGGAGGCACCAAAGTAGTTCTAGATGACAAggattatttcttatttagagatGGTGACATTCTTGGAAAGTATATAGACTGA